From one Synechocystis sp. PCC 6803 substr. PCC-P genomic stretch:
- the lptB gene encoding LPS export ABC transporter ATP-binding protein, whose translation MTGFLARTEIVTLVLENIHKLYGKRCVVNRVNAQVAPGEIVGLLGPNGAGKTTTFYIATGLVKPNTGRVWLHQRDITNLPLNQRAHLGLGYLTQQASVFRQLSVRDNILLALEQTGVSPPLRKHRLEQLLAEFRLEKVAHTQGSQISGGERRRTELARALAIGVEGPQFLLLDEPFAGVDPIAVAEIQTIIAQLRERNMGILITDHNVRETLAITNRGYIMRDGQILASGSAGELSENPLVRQYYLGEKFQL comes from the coding sequence GTGACAGGCTTTTTAGCGAGAACGGAGATCGTGACCTTAGTTTTAGAAAATATCCATAAACTCTACGGCAAGCGTTGTGTGGTCAATCGGGTCAACGCCCAGGTCGCTCCCGGGGAAATTGTCGGCTTACTCGGGCCCAACGGAGCGGGAAAAACCACCACTTTTTACATTGCCACGGGATTAGTAAAGCCGAATACAGGGCGGGTGTGGCTCCACCAGCGGGACATAACTAATTTACCCCTGAACCAACGGGCCCATCTTGGTTTAGGTTACCTAACTCAACAGGCCAGCGTCTTTCGGCAGTTGAGTGTGCGGGACAACATTCTCTTAGCTTTGGAGCAAACAGGGGTTTCGCCTCCCCTACGGAAACATCGCCTTGAGCAGCTATTGGCCGAGTTTCGCTTAGAAAAAGTGGCCCATACCCAAGGTTCGCAAATTTCTGGGGGAGAACGGCGGCGCACTGAGTTAGCCCGGGCCCTGGCGATCGGGGTGGAAGGACCACAATTTTTGCTTTTAGATGAACCCTTTGCGGGGGTTGACCCCATTGCCGTGGCGGAAATTCAAACTATCATTGCCCAGTTGCGGGAACGAAATATGGGCATTTTAATCACCGACCATAATGTGCGGGAAACCCTAGCCATTACCAACCGGGGTTACATTATGCGGGACGGGCAAATTTTGGCTTCCGGTAGTGCCGGGGAGTTATCGGAAAATCCTTTGGTGCGGCAATATTACTTGGGTGAAAAATTCCAGTTGTAA
- the cobK gene encoding precorrin-6A reductase encodes MVDSLATVWLIGGTVDSRAVAEGLIAQGINCLVTVTTSEAKHLYPIHQCLTVHVGALTPQEIPKFLKRHSIAVIVDASHPFAAQITTTVTAIAKEQQIPYIRFERPPLALGKNTLEVPDIQSLTRGKYQPYLRGKRVLLTVGARWLSHFSLLQDEAVLFARILPYPQALAQAIAAGFTSDRIIALRPPVAEPLEKALWQQWQIQGVVTKASGAQGGELVKQKVAEALGVNLIRIARPQTIPGQITDDLSQINQFCQRHLPS; translated from the coding sequence ATGGTGGATAGCCTGGCAACCGTTTGGTTAATTGGTGGAACGGTGGATAGTCGTGCCGTAGCCGAAGGGTTAATTGCCCAGGGAATAAATTGTCTGGTGACAGTCACCACATCGGAGGCCAAGCATTTATATCCGATTCATCAATGTTTGACGGTTCACGTTGGAGCTTTAACCCCACAGGAAATACCGAAATTTCTAAAACGCCATAGCATTGCAGTCATTGTCGATGCGTCCCATCCCTTTGCCGCCCAAATTACTACCACGGTCACGGCGATCGCCAAAGAACAACAAATTCCCTATATCCGATTTGAGCGGCCGCCCCTGGCTTTGGGAAAAAATACCTTAGAAGTACCTGATATTCAGAGTTTAACCAGAGGGAAATATCAGCCTTACTTGAGGGGAAAACGGGTGCTGTTGACCGTTGGAGCCCGCTGGTTAAGCCATTTCAGCCTCCTACAGGATGAAGCAGTTCTATTTGCCCGTATTCTGCCCTATCCCCAAGCCCTAGCCCAGGCGATCGCCGCTGGGTTTACTTCCGACCGTATCATTGCTTTGCGCCCCCCCGTAGCCGAACCATTGGAAAAAGCCCTGTGGCAACAATGGCAAATTCAAGGGGTGGTAACTAAAGCCTCCGGTGCCCAGGGGGGAGAATTGGTTAAGCAAAAAGTGGCGGAAGCGTTGGGGGTAAATCTGATCAGAATTGCCCGTCCCCAGACTATTCCAGGGCAAATAACTGACGATTTAAGCCAGATCAACCAATTTTGCCAAAGACATTTGCCAAGCTAA
- the psaK gene encoding photosystem I reaction center subunit PsaK, which produces MHSFLLATAVPATLSWSPKVAGVMIACNILAIAFGKLTIKQQNVGTPMPSSNFFGGFGLGAVLGTASFGHILGAGVILGLANMGVL; this is translated from the coding sequence ATGCATAGCTTTTTGTTGGCCACCGCCGTTCCCGCCACCCTGTCCTGGAGCCCTAAAGTTGCTGGGGTGATGATTGCTTGCAACATTTTGGCGATCGCCTTTGGTAAATTGACCATCAAACAACAAAATGTGGGCACCCCCATGCCTTCCTCTAACTTCTTTGGCGGCTTTGGTTTAGGGGCTGTGCTGGGCACCGCTAGCTTTGGCCACATCCTCGGCGCTGGAGTAATTCTGGGGCTAGCCAATATGGGAGTACTTTAA
- a CDS encoding NAD(P)H-quinone oxidoreductase subunit N, with the protein MDFSSNVAAQLNAGTILPEGIVIVTLLLVLIVDLIGGRKVALALPYLAIAGLLVSVGLLVTSWSMADPIGFIGAFNGDNLSIIFRAIIALSTVVTILMSVRYVQQTGTSLAEFIAILLTATLGGMFLSAANELVMVFISLEMLSISSYLMTGYMKRDPRSNEAALKYLLIGASSSAIFLYGLSLLYGLSGGETQLVLIAEKLVNADTVGQSLGLAIALVFVIAGIAFKISAVPFHQWTPDVYEGSPTPVVAFLSVGSKAAGFAVAIRLLVTAFGGITDEWHVIFTALAVLSMVLGNVVALAQTSMKRMLAYSSIGQAGFVMIGLVAGSEDGYASMVFYMLIYLFMNLGAFSCIILFTLRTGSDQISDYAGLYHKDPLLTLGLSICLLSLGGIPPLAGFFGKIYIFWAGWQSGLYGLVLLGLVTSVVSIYYYIRVVKMMVVKEPQEMSEVIKNYPAIKWNLPGMRPLQVGIVATLVATSLAGILANPLFNLATDSVVSTKMLQTALQQTGETPAIAISHDLP; encoded by the coding sequence ATGGACTTTTCTAGTAACGTTGCAGCGCAACTCAATGCGGGGACAATTTTGCCAGAGGGCATTGTTATTGTCACTCTCCTCCTTGTGCTAATTGTTGATTTGATTGGGGGACGCAAGGTAGCCTTGGCCCTGCCCTACCTGGCGATCGCCGGTTTATTGGTATCGGTGGGTTTGCTAGTTACTTCCTGGTCCATGGCGGATCCCATCGGTTTCATCGGCGCTTTCAATGGAGATAATCTCAGCATTATTTTCCGGGCTATCATTGCCCTGTCCACCGTTGTCACCATTTTAATGTCGGTGCGTTATGTGCAACAAACGGGGACTTCCTTGGCGGAATTCATTGCCATTTTGCTCACGGCTACCTTGGGGGGCATGTTCCTCTCAGCGGCCAACGAGTTGGTGATGGTTTTCATCTCCCTGGAAATGCTCAGTATTTCCTCCTACCTCATGACGGGCTACATGAAGCGGGACCCCCGTTCCAATGAAGCGGCGTTGAAATATTTGCTCATTGGTGCTTCTAGCTCCGCCATTTTCCTTTACGGTCTTTCCCTCCTCTATGGTTTGTCCGGTGGCGAAACCCAGTTGGTATTAATTGCCGAGAAATTAGTTAACGCTGACACTGTGGGTCAATCCCTCGGTTTGGCGATCGCCTTGGTGTTTGTCATTGCTGGTATTGCCTTTAAAATTTCCGCTGTACCCTTCCACCAATGGACCCCCGACGTTTATGAAGGTTCTCCCACCCCGGTGGTGGCTTTTCTTTCGGTGGGCTCTAAGGCGGCCGGTTTTGCCGTAGCTATCCGATTACTAGTGACTGCCTTTGGTGGTATTACCGATGAGTGGCACGTTATTTTCACCGCTCTGGCCGTGTTGAGCATGGTGCTGGGCAACGTGGTGGCTTTAGCCCAAACCAGCATGAAACGGATGTTGGCCTACTCTTCCATCGGTCAAGCAGGCTTTGTGATGATTGGCCTAGTGGCCGGCAGTGAAGATGGTTACGCCAGCATGGTTTTCTACATGCTCATCTATCTGTTTATGAACCTGGGGGCGTTTAGTTGCATTATTCTCTTCACCCTCCGCACTGGCAGTGACCAAATTAGTGATTACGCTGGTCTGTACCACAAAGACCCCTTGTTAACCTTGGGCTTGAGCATTTGTTTATTATCCTTGGGGGGCATTCCTCCTCTGGCGGGCTTTTTCGGCAAAATTTACATCTTCTGGGCCGGTTGGCAATCGGGATTGTATGGCCTAGTCCTACTTGGTCTGGTTACCAGTGTAGTTTCCATCTACTACTACATCCGGGTGGTGAAAATGATGGTGGTGAAGGAGCCCCAGGAAATGTCCGAAGTAATCAAAAATTACCCGGCCATCAAATGGAATTTACCCGGCATGCGTCCCCTACAGGTGGGCATTGTCGCTACTTTGGTTGCTACCTCGCTGGCAGGTATTCTGGCTAATCCCCTCTTTAACCTCGCCACCGATTCCGTGGTCAGCACCAAGATGTTGCAGACAGCCCTCCAGCAAACAGGAGAAACTCCGGCGATCGCCATTTCCCATGATTTACCCTAG
- a CDS encoding metallophosphoesterase, with the protein MGLSRLPVIGLFITLVTIAFLLVANFDQNPVPVNLAKDAPTQSSSPGLVIVAAGDIACAPEDPGFNNSLGTADRCQMAATANLVASANPDLVLPLGDNQYERGELANYQASYQPTWGKFDAISRPVPGNHEYYGPGKDAADYFDYFGQLAGDRQKGYYSYDQGDWHFIALNSNCQYIGGCEMGSAQQEWLRQDLAENNKVCTLAYWHHPLYSSGVHGNQKQMADLWQTLYDGGAELVLSGHDHLYERFAPQNAQGELDREKGLRQFVIGTGGKSLYPFKTVRPNSEVQAMGVYGVLKMELQSNSYRWQFLTANTDEFNEQGKDLCH; encoded by the coding sequence ATGGGTCTTTCCCGTTTACCGGTGATTGGGTTATTTATTACCCTGGTCACCATAGCTTTTTTGCTGGTTGCCAACTTTGACCAAAATCCAGTCCCGGTTAATCTGGCCAAGGATGCCCCCACCCAAAGCTCCTCTCCTGGGTTGGTTATTGTGGCGGCGGGAGATATTGCCTGTGCCCCCGAAGATCCCGGCTTTAATAACAGTTTAGGTACAGCAGACCGTTGCCAGATGGCCGCCACAGCTAATTTGGTTGCTAGCGCTAATCCTGATCTAGTTTTACCGCTAGGGGATAACCAGTACGAACGGGGAGAATTGGCTAATTACCAAGCTTCCTATCAACCCACCTGGGGAAAATTCGATGCCATCAGCCGCCCTGTGCCAGGTAACCATGAATATTACGGCCCCGGCAAAGATGCGGCGGACTACTTTGATTATTTTGGCCAACTAGCCGGCGATCGCCAAAAGGGCTATTACAGCTACGACCAGGGGGACTGGCATTTTATTGCCCTCAATTCCAACTGCCAATACATTGGCGGTTGCGAAATGGGATCGGCCCAACAGGAATGGCTCAGGCAAGATTTAGCCGAAAACAACAAAGTCTGTACCCTAGCCTATTGGCACCACCCCCTTTATTCCTCTGGTGTGCACGGTAACCAAAAGCAAATGGCGGACCTATGGCAGACCCTCTACGATGGCGGTGCGGAATTGGTGCTATCGGGGCACGACCACCTGTACGAAAGATTTGCCCCCCAAAATGCCCAGGGTGAATTGGATAGGGAAAAGGGGCTGAGGCAATTTGTCATTGGCACCGGCGGCAAAAGTCTTTATCCTTTCAAAACCGTGCGCCCCAACAGTGAAGTTCAGGCAATGGGAGTTTATGGAGTGCTGAAAATGGAACTCCAATCCAACAGCTACCGCTGGCAATTCCTAACCGCCAACACCGACGAATTCAATGAACAGGGGAAGGATTTATGTCATTAA
- the petN gene encoding cytochrome b6-f complex subunit PetN has translation MDILTLGWVSVLVLFTWSISMVVWGRNGF, from the coding sequence ATGGACATTTTGACATTAGGTTGGGTAAGCGTGTTAGTTCTGTTCACCTGGTCCATCAGCATGGTGGTATGGGGTCGGAACGGCTTCTAG
- a CDS encoding RDD family protein, translated as MALFNHYQVETPESVELEFTLAGIGNRLYAVLIDYVCLGSVVLILLIIWAVLAYNLSLYASGEWQLWLTAIQIFLIFAVYVGYFVFFETLWQGQTPGKRRAKIRVIRGDGRPVGLQEASLRALFRPIDDFLYIGALLIIFGRREKRIGDLLAGTLVIRESRDQRGDRLKLQQPEQAKILAAELAQCPGLERITADHWLVIRDYLLRRGDLLPKARQQAEKRLAKQVQERLRLTAPSADNPPEVLLEAVYLACQDRQTTLTKPKFEL; from the coding sequence ATGGCCCTGTTTAACCATTATCAGGTGGAAACCCCCGAAAGCGTAGAATTGGAATTTACTTTGGCGGGCATCGGCAATCGTCTCTATGCGGTGCTGATCGACTATGTCTGTCTGGGAAGCGTTGTTTTAATTTTGCTAATTATTTGGGCGGTGTTGGCCTATAACCTTTCCCTCTACGCCTCCGGGGAATGGCAACTCTGGCTCACCGCTATCCAAATTTTCCTCATTTTTGCGGTTTATGTGGGTTATTTTGTCTTTTTTGAAACCCTCTGGCAGGGTCAAACCCCCGGTAAACGCAGGGCTAAAATTCGGGTAATTCGGGGAGATGGCCGCCCCGTTGGCTTACAGGAAGCTAGTTTAAGAGCTCTGTTCCGCCCCATTGATGATTTTCTTTACATCGGCGCTTTATTAATCATTTTTGGCCGGCGGGAAAAACGCATTGGAGATTTACTGGCGGGGACTTTAGTGATTCGGGAAAGTCGGGATCAAAGAGGCGATCGCCTAAAACTGCAACAACCGGAGCAAGCGAAGATTCTCGCCGCTGAGTTAGCACAATGCCCTGGTTTAGAAAGAATTACAGCAGACCATTGGTTAGTGATCCGGGATTATTTACTCCGACGGGGAGATTTACTACCCAAGGCCAGGCAACAGGCGGAGAAAAGGTTAGCCAAACAGGTACAAGAACGTCTGCGTCTCACCGCTCCCTCGGCCGATAATCCCCCCGAAGTTTTGCTAGAAGCAGTTTATCTTGCCTGCCAAGACCGCCAAACAACCCTGACTAAGCCCAAGTTTGAATTGTAA
- a CDS encoding peroxiredoxin, with the protein MTSKKFSWPKTIIALLLTLGLWLGLADLPTYALGGIQPELDQPAPLFTLPSTTGEGEVNLTDYRGQWVVLYFYPQDFTPGCTLEAQRFQRDLTKYQALNAQVIGVSVDDLDSHEAFCDAEGLKFPLLADSDGAVIKTYGSWLSGMALRHTYVIDPEGILRERFLGVRPATHSEEVLARLAELQA; encoded by the coding sequence ATGACAAGCAAAAAATTCTCCTGGCCAAAAACTATCATTGCCCTACTTTTAACCCTAGGTTTATGGCTAGGATTGGCAGACTTACCCACCTATGCCCTGGGGGGTATCCAACCAGAGTTGGATCAACCTGCGCCCCTGTTCACCCTGCCCAGCACCACCGGAGAAGGGGAAGTTAATTTGACAGATTACCGGGGTCAATGGGTGGTTTTATATTTCTATCCCCAGGACTTTACCCCCGGTTGTACCTTGGAGGCCCAGCGTTTCCAGCGGGATTTGACCAAATATCAAGCTCTCAATGCCCAGGTAATTGGGGTAAGTGTGGACGACTTAGACTCCCATGAAGCTTTTTGTGATGCGGAAGGGCTTAAGTTTCCCCTGCTGGCGGACTCCGACGGGGCAGTAATCAAGACCTATGGCTCTTGGCTCAGTGGCATGGCCCTACGACACACCTACGTCATCGATCCCGAGGGTATTTTGCGGGAAAGATTTCTGGGAGTGAGACCCGCCACCCACAGTGAAGAAGTTTTGGCCCGGTTGGCAGAATTACAAGCCTAA
- the glmS gene encoding glutamine--fructose-6-phosphate transaminase (isomerizing), which yields MCGIVGYIGTQTAVNILIEGLERLEYRGYDSAGIATVTEGKIESVRAKGKLFNLKEKLENHSNFSRLGIGHTRWATHGKPEEHNAHPHLDNQQRIAVVQNGIIENYQTLRDQLKEKGYQFYSETDTEVIPILIADILKDLPSDDPDEALLEAIGKAVHQLEGAFAIAVLDAHCPEQLIVARQQAPLILGFGQGEFFCASDVTALVHHTTTVLSLENGEIARLTPLGVEVYDFNLKRVRKLPRTLDWSATTVEKQGFRHFMLKEIYEQPAVVRTCLATYLNEQWRAADHPSHSPVFLGLDPQLTKNLQHIQVLACGTSWHAGLVGKYLLEQLAGIPTTVHYASEFRYAAPPLTPHTLTIGVTQSGETADTLAALEMEKQRRLTLEDDYKPLILGITNRPESTLATMVNEIINTHAGIEIGVAATKTFVAQVLAFYFLALDIAFQRHSLSLEAIEHIMVGLRQLPAQIETILEQQGSAIEALAHEFAETQDFIFLGRGINFPIALEGALKLKEISYIHAEGYPAGEMKHGPIALLDAKVPVVAIAMPGSVHDKVISNAQEAKARDARLIGVTPMDDSQARSVFDDLLLVPHVEEMLSPIVAVIPLQLLSYHIAARRGLDVDQPRNLAKSVTVE from the coding sequence ATGTGTGGCATCGTTGGTTACATCGGCACCCAAACGGCAGTAAATATCCTCATTGAAGGGCTAGAACGCTTAGAATACAGAGGTTATGACTCCGCCGGCATTGCTACGGTCACCGAAGGAAAAATTGAGTCGGTGCGGGCTAAGGGCAAACTATTTAACCTCAAGGAAAAGCTAGAAAACCACAGCAACTTTTCCCGCCTGGGCATTGGACATACCCGTTGGGCCACCCACGGTAAACCGGAGGAGCATAACGCCCACCCCCACTTGGATAACCAGCAACGCATCGCCGTTGTGCAGAATGGCATCATCGAAAATTATCAAACCCTGAGGGATCAGTTAAAGGAAAAGGGTTACCAGTTTTATTCGGAGACGGATACCGAGGTCATTCCGATTTTGATTGCCGACATCCTTAAGGATTTGCCCAGTGATGATCCAGACGAAGCTCTACTGGAAGCCATTGGCAAGGCCGTACATCAGCTAGAGGGAGCCTTTGCGATCGCCGTTTTAGATGCCCATTGTCCAGAGCAACTAATTGTGGCCCGACAGCAAGCACCCTTAATTCTGGGCTTTGGCCAGGGGGAATTCTTTTGTGCGTCCGATGTGACAGCCTTAGTGCACCACACCACCACAGTACTTTCTTTGGAGAATGGAGAAATTGCCAGGTTAACGCCCCTGGGGGTAGAAGTTTACGACTTTAACCTGAAAAGGGTGAGAAAATTACCCCGCACCCTCGATTGGAGCGCCACCACCGTTGAAAAACAGGGCTTTCGGCACTTTATGCTCAAGGAAATCTACGAGCAACCAGCCGTTGTCCGCACTTGTTTAGCAACTTATCTCAATGAACAATGGCGGGCCGCCGACCATCCTAGCCATAGTCCCGTATTCCTGGGTTTAGACCCCCAGTTGACCAAAAATCTCCAACATATTCAAGTTCTGGCCTGTGGTACTAGTTGGCATGCGGGTCTGGTGGGGAAATATTTACTAGAGCAATTGGCCGGCATTCCCACCACAGTGCATTACGCTTCGGAATTTCGCTATGCGGCCCCTCCCCTGACGCCCCACACCCTCACCATTGGCGTGACTCAGTCGGGGGAAACGGCGGATACTTTGGCCGCCCTGGAAATGGAAAAACAACGGCGCTTAACTTTGGAAGACGACTATAAACCCCTGATTTTGGGCATTACCAACCGTCCGGAAAGTACCTTGGCTACCATGGTTAATGAGATTATTAATACCCACGCTGGCATTGAAATTGGGGTGGCCGCCACCAAAACCTTTGTGGCCCAAGTGTTGGCCTTTTATTTTCTCGCCCTGGACATTGCCTTTCAGCGACACAGCCTGAGCTTGGAAGCCATAGAACACATCATGGTTGGTCTGCGACAATTACCCGCCCAAATTGAAACCATTTTGGAACAACAGGGTAGTGCTATTGAAGCCCTAGCCCATGAATTTGCCGAAACCCAAGACTTTATTTTCCTTGGTCGGGGCATCAATTTTCCCATTGCGCTGGAGGGAGCTTTAAAACTCAAGGAAATTAGTTATATCCATGCAGAAGGTTACCCCGCCGGGGAAATGAAACACGGCCCCATTGCCCTCCTGGATGCCAAAGTCCCAGTGGTGGCGATCGCCATGCCGGGTTCAGTGCATGACAAGGTAATTTCTAATGCCCAGGAAGCCAAAGCCAGGGATGCCAGGCTCATCGGGGTTACTCCCATGGACGACAGCCAGGCCCGTTCTGTGTTCGATGATTTATTGTTAGTGCCCCACGTGGAGGAAATGCTTTCCCCTATTGTGGCAGTGATTCCCCTGCAACTTTTGTCCTACCATATTGCCGCCCGCCGGGGGTTAGACGTGGATCAACCCCGTAATTTGGCTAAGTCCGTCACCGTGGAGTAG
- a CDS encoding diflavin flavoprotein, with protein MISPIGGLSQALHSPSDSIFVASLPRDIQVAEIAPQTKVLRSRLWDRLKFEVEYGRRRGTTSNSYLIQADHTALIDPPGESFCDLYLAELPKYLDLAQLDYIVASHVNPNRMVTLEQLLRRATKAKLICSRPAAKVLKATFPHWEERFQTVRSQDMLDLGRGHKLQLMTLPTPRWPDGLCAYDAGSQILFSDKLFGTHVCGDAIFDEDWRQLGGDRRFYFDCLHAPQTRQVETALDQFDPLTLKMIAPGHGPLVRFSLSRLYSDYRQWCQQQPSQTLKVALIYASAYGNTATMARAIAQGLVKAGVAVETINCEIAEPNEIVEAIQACDGFIVGSPTLGSHAPVQIQTALGIVLSSATKTKLAGVFGSYGWSGEAIDLIENKLKDGGYRFGFEAIRIQFSPNLDALDVCTTSGANFARQLRTHKRQRIARQATTETQADRTQQAVGRIIGSIGVVTTQTTGRHQGILTSWVSQASFTPPGIMLAIPGEFDAYGLAGQNKAFVLNLLQEGRSVRRHFDHQPLPKDGDNPFSRLEHYSTQNGCLILAEALAYLECLVQSWSNIGDHVLVYATVQAGQVLQPNGITAIRHRKSGGQY; from the coding sequence ATGATTTCTCCAATTGGTGGTCTTTCCCAAGCTTTGCATAGTCCGTCAGATTCAATTTTCGTTGCTTCCCTGCCTCGGGATATTCAGGTTGCGGAAATTGCCCCTCAAACCAAAGTGTTACGGTCTCGCCTCTGGGATCGACTTAAATTTGAGGTGGAATATGGTCGCCGTCGGGGCACTACTTCTAATTCCTATCTGATTCAGGCCGACCATACGGCATTGATTGATCCTCCGGGAGAGTCATTTTGTGATTTGTATCTAGCGGAATTACCCAAATATTTGGATTTAGCCCAGCTTGACTACATTGTTGCAAGCCATGTTAATCCCAATCGCATGGTTACCCTGGAGCAATTACTGCGTCGGGCAACCAAGGCCAAGCTTATTTGTTCTCGTCCTGCGGCGAAGGTGCTTAAAGCCACCTTTCCCCATTGGGAAGAAAGATTCCAGACCGTGCGGTCCCAGGACATGCTGGATTTGGGCCGGGGCCATAAGCTCCAGTTGATGACCTTGCCTACCCCCCGCTGGCCTGACGGTTTATGTGCCTACGATGCAGGTAGCCAGATTCTTTTTAGTGACAAGTTGTTTGGCACGCATGTTTGTGGCGATGCCATTTTTGATGAGGACTGGCGACAATTAGGCGGCGATCGCCGTTTTTACTTTGATTGTTTGCATGCTCCCCAAACTAGACAGGTCGAAACAGCACTGGATCAGTTTGATCCGTTAACGCTGAAAATGATTGCCCCTGGCCATGGCCCCTTGGTTCGTTTTAGCCTTAGTCGTCTGTACAGTGATTATCGCCAATGGTGTCAACAACAACCTAGCCAGACCCTCAAAGTAGCATTGATCTATGCTTCCGCCTATGGCAATACAGCAACCATGGCCCGGGCGATCGCCCAAGGATTAGTCAAGGCCGGTGTTGCCGTCGAAACAATTAACTGTGAAATCGCAGAACCAAACGAAATTGTCGAAGCAATTCAGGCCTGTGATGGTTTTATTGTCGGTTCTCCTACCCTGGGGAGCCATGCCCCCGTTCAAATCCAAACGGCATTAGGGATTGTTTTATCTTCCGCAACCAAAACTAAATTGGCCGGAGTCTTTGGTTCCTATGGCTGGAGCGGTGAAGCTATTGATTTGATTGAAAATAAGCTAAAAGATGGCGGCTATCGCTTCGGCTTTGAGGCCATCCGCATCCAATTCAGTCCCAATCTCGATGCCCTAGATGTTTGCACAACCTCTGGCGCAAATTTCGCGCGGCAACTCCGTACCCACAAGCGTCAGAGGATTGCCCGTCAAGCCACTACCGAAACCCAGGCTGACCGCACTCAGCAGGCAGTGGGACGTATTATCGGCTCCATTGGTGTGGTTACAACCCAAACAACTGGCCGCCATCAAGGGATTTTGACCTCCTGGGTTTCCCAAGCCAGCTTCACTCCCCCTGGCATTATGCTCGCAATTCCGGGCGAATTTGATGCCTACGGTTTGGCCGGACAAAATAAGGCTTTTGTGCTCAATCTTCTGCAGGAAGGTAGGAGTGTACGGCGTCATTTTGATCACCAGCCCCTGCCGAAAGATGGGGATAATCCCTTCAGCAGATTGGAACATTATTCAACCCAGAATGGCTGTCTGATTCTAGCGGAGGCGCTGGCTTATCTTGAATGCCTCGTCCAATCTTGGTCGAATATAGGCGATCATGTCCTGGTTTATGCAACAGTTCAGGCCGGACAAGTGTTACAACCCAACGGCATCACTGCCATACGACACCGCAAATCGGGGGGACAATATTAG
- a CDS encoding phosphate-starvation-inducible PsiE family protein, whose amino-acid sequence MQLLSTNVDSDAKPTLLYFSRAVVVRLLETVQDFIVISLCVGLFSFMVMQLREMFVSLFPPLDFPRVTADILFLLILVELFRLLIIYLQEHRVSIGVAVEVSIVSVLREIIVRGVLEVPWEQVLAACSFLLILGVLLVVRVWLPPTFEGVDPEREISRRHQIRQSGKESPSI is encoded by the coding sequence ATGCAACTCCTCTCAACCAATGTGGATTCGGACGCAAAGCCTACTCTCCTATATTTCAGTCGTGCCGTGGTGGTGCGTCTACTGGAAACGGTGCAGGACTTTATTGTGATTTCCCTTTGCGTCGGCCTGTTCAGTTTTATGGTGATGCAGTTGCGGGAAATGTTTGTCTCCCTTTTTCCTCCCCTGGATTTTCCCCGGGTCACCGCCGACATTTTATTTCTGCTGATTTTAGTGGAACTGTTTCGATTGCTGATTATTTATCTGCAGGAACACCGGGTTTCCATCGGAGTTGCAGTGGAAGTCTCAATTGTTTCGGTTCTAAGAGAAATTATTGTCCGGGGCGTTCTGGAAGTGCCTTGGGAGCAAGTGCTGGCAGCTTGTTCATTTCTGCTCATTCTGGGTGTTTTGCTCGTAGTGCGGGTTTGGTTACCCCCCACGTTTGAAGGGGTCGATCCTGAACGGGAAATCTCCCGCCGCCATCAAATTCGTCAGTCTGGTAAGGAGTCCCCATCAATTTGA